A section of the Sporichthyaceae bacterium genome encodes:
- a CDS encoding 2-hydroxyacyl-CoA dehydratase family protein, with product MTVATAGPKRANRLQATKRNNQMVTAYWEELFRAPEEGRLVCWYEGIQMNPILQAADVAWCHGEAMSALLAARNQEGPAQAVAEAQGYDRELCSYARTHIGCGVLTQQEHNPDDDLAPLPGEALPERNLGERVPVPDMIISAYPFCSTGQQWDDMLYRTFGKRVPIFNISMPWIWGNKSSAKYMAGPEFRDAVDFMVAQLRECVAFIEGRTGKRYDWDRLSELMGHIKQASELRLEAMALCRSRPSPASFFEWTNSIAPVNFLPAGPEIVEYFADKKAEIAQRLVDGVGSVPQERYRLYWDGIMNWNKIGWLADKFANYDACVVSGRYTHLGFWQEPQVIDLDDPLDGMAQNFLSCPISISAPQVIEKTIEHCRDYSIDGMILHGAHTCRAFSYPQFLIGEAVGRDLAIPSAMFEGDMVDESFYSDELVNSRVEAMLEQIDAQRARA from the coding sequence ATGACCGTCGCAACCGCCGGGCCGAAGCGCGCCAACCGTCTGCAGGCAACGAAGCGCAACAACCAGATGGTGACCGCGTACTGGGAGGAACTGTTCCGGGCTCCGGAGGAGGGGCGCCTGGTCTGCTGGTACGAGGGCATCCAGATGAACCCGATCCTGCAGGCCGCTGACGTCGCCTGGTGTCACGGGGAGGCCATGTCGGCCCTGCTCGCGGCCCGTAATCAGGAGGGTCCGGCCCAGGCGGTCGCCGAGGCGCAGGGTTACGACCGTGAGCTGTGCTCCTACGCCCGAACCCATATCGGCTGCGGCGTGCTGACCCAGCAGGAGCACAACCCGGATGACGACCTTGCTCCGTTGCCCGGGGAAGCGTTGCCCGAGCGGAATCTCGGCGAACGGGTGCCCGTCCCCGACATGATCATCAGCGCCTACCCGTTCTGCTCCACCGGGCAGCAGTGGGACGACATGCTCTATCGCACCTTCGGCAAACGGGTACCGATCTTCAACATCTCGATGCCGTGGATCTGGGGCAACAAGTCGAGCGCGAAGTACATGGCGGGCCCGGAGTTCCGCGACGCCGTGGACTTCATGGTCGCGCAGCTTCGCGAGTGCGTCGCCTTCATCGAGGGCCGGACCGGCAAGCGCTACGACTGGGACCGCCTGAGCGAGCTGATGGGCCACATCAAGCAGGCCTCGGAGCTGCGGCTGGAGGCGATGGCACTATGCCGATCGCGCCCCTCGCCGGCCTCGTTCTTCGAATGGACCAACTCGATCGCTCCGGTGAACTTCCTGCCCGCCGGGCCGGAGATCGTGGAGTACTTCGCGGACAAGAAGGCCGAGATCGCCCAGCGACTCGTCGACGGTGTGGGTTCGGTCCCGCAGGAGCGCTACCGCCTGTACTGGGACGGCATCATGAACTGGAACAAGATCGGCTGGCTGGCCGACAAGTTCGCCAACTACGACGCCTGTGTGGTCTCCGGCCGCTACACCCACCTGGGCTTCTGGCAGGAGCCTCAGGTCATCGACCTCGACGACCCGTTGGACGGCATGGCGCAGAACTTCCTGTCCTGCCCGATCTCGATCTCGGCCCCGCAGGTGATCGAGAAGACGATCGAGCACTGCCGGGACTACTCGATCGACGGGATGATCCTGCACGGTGCGCACACCTGCCGGGCCTTCTCCTACCCGCAGTTCCTGATCGGTGAGGCGGTCGGCAGGGATCTGGCCATCCCCTCGGCGATGTTCGAGGGCGACATGGTCGACGAGTCCTTCTACTCCGACGAGCTGGTCAACAGTCGGGTGGAGGCGATGCTCGAGCAGATCGACGCCCAACGGGCCCGGGCGTAG
- a CDS encoding SDR family oxidoreductase translates to MSKPLEQCAVVITGGTSGVGLAAANAFGAADVTRLVLIGRNAERGAAAVDQVLEAYPKVAVHFVAADANDPAAAVAAVDEARGLLDGLDVLVNSTTADYCPALLRDVPIEDIAAALTQQALAPMHMSRAALPVMSAQNFGVILNIASDAAKVPTPGETVIGAAMAAIVMFSRTLAMEAKRNGVRVNAITPSLVTDTETSRRVMSDGFSKKLFERVAELAHLGLTAPEDLSALIVFLAGPGAARITGQAISVNGGISAG, encoded by the coding sequence GTGAGCAAACCTCTGGAGCAATGCGCGGTTGTGATCACCGGCGGGACCTCCGGGGTGGGGCTCGCCGCCGCGAACGCCTTCGGCGCCGCGGATGTAACACGCCTGGTGCTGATCGGACGCAACGCCGAACGCGGAGCGGCCGCTGTCGACCAGGTGCTCGAGGCATACCCCAAAGTCGCCGTGCACTTCGTCGCGGCCGACGCGAACGACCCGGCGGCCGCGGTCGCGGCCGTTGACGAGGCCCGGGGATTGCTGGACGGTTTGGACGTGCTGGTCAACTCGACGACCGCGGACTACTGCCCGGCGCTGCTGCGCGATGTCCCGATCGAGGACATCGCCGCCGCCCTCACCCAGCAGGCACTGGCACCGATGCACATGAGTCGCGCAGCGCTGCCGGTGATGAGCGCGCAGAACTTCGGAGTCATCCTGAACATCGCCTCCGACGCGGCCAAGGTGCCCACCCCCGGCGAAACCGTCATCGGGGCGGCGATGGCAGCCATCGTCATGTTCTCCCGCACCCTTGCCATGGAGGCCAAGCGCAACGGCGTCCGGGTCAACGCGATCACCCCGTCGCTGGTCACCGACACCGAGACTTCCCGTCGCGTCATGAGCGACGGATTCTCGAAGAAGTTGTTCGAACGCGTCGCCGAACTTGCGCACCTGGGGCTCACAGCGCCGGAAGATCTTTCGGCGCTGATCGTCTTCCTTGCCGGACCGGGTGCGGCTCGCATCACCGGCCAGGCGATCAGCGTCAACGGAGGGATTTCCGCCGGATGA
- a CDS encoding SDR family oxidoreductase, whose product MPIPWTEAVDISNTVLFLASDEARYITGVTLPVDAGFLAKV is encoded by the coding sequence TTGCCGATCCCCTGGACGGAGGCCGTCGACATCTCCAACACGGTGTTGTTCCTGGCCTCCGACGAGGCGCGGTACATCACCGGTGTCACGTTGCCGGTCGACGCCGGCTTCCTGGCCAAGGTCTAG
- a CDS encoding acyl-CoA dehydratase activase, with product MSATAFVLGLDFGSTTGKAVVLDEFGAIRGAAVSTAATMSDLGVREAMADALRQAGIEESEVARAVATGYGRRMLDIADRTITEITCHARGAVHLVPAARLVVDIGGQDSKVIAIDDNGLVASFHMNDRCAAGTGKFLETLATALDVELEQMGPLALEATEDVQISAMCATFASTEVISLLAEGRNRIDLLGGVHAAVARRTSGMIARVGVREPVVMTGGVARNPAVVEHLERELGIRLVLPEQPQVAGALGAALFALDDLRTEGSRRPVDDETHDPAVERSGGACAPACPANNLITLETRR from the coding sequence ATGAGTGCCACCGCTTTCGTGCTCGGCCTGGACTTCGGATCGACGACCGGCAAGGCCGTCGTTCTGGACGAGTTCGGCGCCATCCGCGGTGCTGCGGTCTCCACCGCGGCAACGATGTCCGACCTCGGGGTCCGAGAAGCCATGGCCGATGCCCTGCGCCAGGCGGGAATCGAGGAGTCCGAAGTCGCTCGCGCCGTGGCCACCGGTTACGGCAGACGGATGCTGGACATCGCCGACCGCACGATCACCGAGATCACCTGCCATGCCCGCGGAGCCGTGCATCTGGTCCCTGCGGCGCGTCTGGTCGTCGACATCGGCGGACAGGACTCAAAGGTGATCGCGATCGACGACAACGGACTGGTGGCCTCGTTCCACATGAACGACCGATGCGCGGCAGGCACCGGGAAATTCCTGGAGACCCTCGCCACTGCCTTGGACGTGGAACTGGAGCAGATGGGGCCCCTGGCCCTGGAGGCGACCGAGGACGTGCAGATCTCCGCGATGTGCGCGACGTTCGCCTCCACGGAGGTGATCAGCCTGCTGGCGGAGGGCCGGAACCGCATCGACCTGCTCGGCGGCGTGCACGCGGCGGTGGCCCGGCGCACCAGTGGGATGATCGCTCGGGTCGGTGTCCGTGAACCTGTCGTGATGACCGGGGGAGTGGCTCGGAATCCTGCCGTCGTGGAACATCTGGAGCGAGAACTGGGCATCCGGTTGGTCCTCCCGGAGCAGCCTCAGGTGGCCGGGGCGTTGGGTGCGGCGTTGTTCGCGCTCGACGACCTACGCACCGAGGGTTCTCGGCGACCGGTCGACGACGAGACGCACGATCCCGCTGTCGAGCGGTCCGGCGGGGCGTGTGCGCCGGCTTGCCCGGCGAACAACCTCATCACCCTGGAGACTCGTCGGTGA
- a CDS encoding 2-hydroxyacyl-CoA dehydratase family protein has translation MQSVPAAFIAAASDPLGYAEEWKRRTGRPVVGTFPMHFPAEVAHAAGALTMVVQASKEAVTVGGGSFYPFFCGYTRSVVDQATKGRLDFLDAVVFGDHCVQMLSAADVVRVRRPQLHVGFHQLVPALRDNWSLPNAERTLRNCVADLEEQLGVEVSDDAIRESIALYNRGRRAVRELYELRRSGQVDLTGRQLQDIVKSSMVMDRQEHTALLEDFCAQMRDAAGRTSDRRVPVYVSGHLCHAPKPEILDLIEDCGAVIADDDLYTGFRYVSCDVEETGDPVQALARWYIERNEVVPCPTRLDPSTDWDGFLLDAVRRSGARGLIVLLVKFCEPHYFYYPRIKATFESHQVPHLLIETEHETNAAGNMRTRIEALVELIRRTERPAREEVRP, from the coding sequence ATGCAAAGCGTCCCGGCCGCCTTCATCGCTGCCGCCAGTGACCCCCTCGGGTACGCCGAGGAATGGAAGCGGCGCACCGGTCGGCCGGTGGTAGGTACGTTCCCCATGCACTTCCCGGCCGAGGTGGCGCACGCGGCCGGGGCGTTGACGATGGTGGTCCAGGCCTCCAAGGAGGCGGTCACGGTCGGCGGCGGGAGCTTCTACCCGTTCTTCTGCGGCTACACCCGAAGCGTCGTGGATCAGGCGACGAAGGGGCGACTGGACTTCCTCGACGCCGTTGTGTTCGGCGACCACTGCGTGCAGATGCTCTCGGCCGCCGACGTGGTGCGGGTGCGCCGGCCGCAGTTGCACGTCGGGTTCCACCAGTTGGTCCCCGCCCTGCGCGACAACTGGTCGTTGCCGAACGCGGAGCGGACCCTGCGAAACTGCGTGGCCGATCTGGAGGAGCAACTCGGCGTCGAAGTGAGCGACGACGCGATTCGGGAGTCGATCGCTCTGTACAACCGTGGGCGTAGGGCAGTCCGCGAGCTCTACGAGCTGCGGCGGTCCGGGCAGGTCGACCTGACCGGGCGTCAGCTGCAGGACATCGTGAAATCCTCGATGGTGATGGACCGTCAGGAACACACGGCTCTGCTGGAGGACTTCTGCGCGCAGATGCGTGACGCGGCCGGTCGGACCAGCGACCGTCGAGTTCCGGTTTACGTCTCCGGGCATCTGTGCCACGCCCCGAAACCGGAGATCCTGGATCTGATCGAGGACTGCGGCGCGGTGATCGCCGACGACGACCTCTACACCGGATTCCGGTACGTCTCCTGCGACGTCGAGGAGACCGGTGACCCGGTGCAGGCACTTGCGCGCTGGTACATCGAGCGCAACGAGGTTGTGCCCTGCCCGACCCGGTTGGACCCGAGCACGGACTGGGACGGCTTCCTGCTCGATGCGGTACGTCGGTCGGGTGCGCGGGGCCTGATCGTCCTGCTGGTGAAGTTCTGCGAGCCGCACTACTTCTACTACCCGCGGATCAAGGCCACTTTCGAGAGCCATCAGGTGCCGCACCTGCTGATCGAGACCGAGCACGAGACAAACGCCGCGGGCAACATGCGCACGCGGATCGAGGCGCTCGTGGAGCTGATCCGACGCACCGAGCGCCCAGCGCGGGAGGAAGTTCGTCCATGA